From Segatella copri, the proteins below share one genomic window:
- a CDS encoding efflux transporter outer membrane subunit: MKKNLNIIILGLAALSLSSCKTLYGKYERPDVKTSGIVRDVASDTDTLAVKDTTTFANIPWRSVFTDPQLQSIIEKGLNNNVNLLNAALNVKIAEEQLKCAKLAFVPSLAFTPQGTIASWDGQAATKTYTMPVTASWMVDLFGNLLSQKRSAQMALLQLQDYQVSVKTNLIANIANMYYTLLMLDKQVELVNNMEGLTKDTWETMQKMHDLRLGYRTPAIQSAESNYYSVLTQKTDLLRQIRETENSLSLLIGDQAHSIARGKLDNQSLPSNFSTGVGIQLLNNRADVHAAEMNLAQCFYGVETARSKFYPSITISGTGAFTNSGGMGIVNPGKWLLSAVGSLTQPIFQNGRIIAGLKVAKMQYEQAYNTWQNTVLKAGSEVSNALVLYNYSDEKSKIEQKRIEVLEKNVESTKELMGIAGSSYLEIIQAQSSLLNVQLSKVADDFYKMQAVVNLYYALGGGAK, translated from the coding sequence ATGAAAAAGAATTTAAATATCATCATATTGGGTCTCGCAGCGCTCTCCCTGAGCAGCTGCAAGACACTTTACGGAAAGTATGAGCGTCCGGATGTGAAGACCAGCGGTATCGTTCGCGATGTAGCTTCTGATACAGATACATTGGCTGTAAAGGATACTACTACCTTCGCCAATATCCCTTGGCGCAGTGTCTTTACCGATCCTCAGCTCCAGTCAATCATTGAGAAGGGATTGAACAACAATGTCAACCTCCTCAATGCGGCTTTGAACGTGAAGATAGCAGAAGAGCAGCTGAAGTGTGCCAAGTTGGCATTCGTGCCTTCTCTGGCTTTCACTCCTCAGGGAACCATCGCTTCCTGGGATGGTCAGGCTGCCACCAAGACTTACACGATGCCTGTTACAGCCAGCTGGATGGTAGACCTCTTCGGCAACCTGCTCTCTCAGAAGCGCAGTGCCCAGATGGCGCTGCTCCAGTTGCAGGATTATCAGGTATCTGTCAAGACCAACCTCATCGCCAACATCGCCAACATGTATTATACTCTGTTGATGCTTGACAAGCAGGTGGAGTTGGTTAACAATATGGAAGGATTGACCAAGGATACTTGGGAGACTATGCAGAAGATGCACGATCTCAGATTGGGTTACCGTACACCAGCCATCCAGTCAGCTGAGTCTAACTACTATTCTGTGTTGACCCAGAAGACCGATCTGTTGCGCCAGATTCGTGAGACAGAGAACTCTCTGAGTCTGCTCATCGGCGACCAGGCACATAGCATCGCCCGTGGCAAGTTGGATAACCAGAGTCTTCCTTCTAATTTCTCAACCGGTGTAGGCATCCAGTTGCTCAACAACCGTGCTGATGTCCACGCAGCCGAGATGAATCTTGCCCAGTGCTTCTATGGTGTAGAGACCGCCCGCAGCAAGTTCTATCCATCTATCACCATTTCCGGTACAGGTGCCTTCACCAATTCAGGTGGTATGGGCATCGTGAACCCAGGTAAGTGGTTGCTCTCAGCTGTAGGTTCTCTTACCCAGCCAATTTTCCAGAACGGCCGTATCATAGCCGGTTTAAAGGTGGCTAAGATGCAGTATGAGCAGGCTTACAACACCTGGCAGAATACCGTGCTGAAGGCTGGTAGCGAGGTGAGCAATGCGCTTGTTCTCTACAACTACTCTGATGAGAAGAGCAAGATAGAGCAGAAGCGAATAGAAGTGCTCGAGAAGAATGTAGAATCTACCAAGGAATTGATGGGTATTGCAGGCAGCTCTTACCTTGAAATCATCCAGGCACAGTCTTCACTCCTCAACGTACAGCTTTCTAAGGTAGCTGATGACTTCTACAAGATGCAGGCAGTAGTAAATCTCTACTATGCATTGGGTGGAGGAGCTAAGTAG
- a CDS encoding undecaprenyl-diphosphate phosphatase, with amino-acid sequence MDFIQTIIISIVEGLTEFLPVSSTGHMIIVENLLGVDIQDKFVNAFTVIIQFGAILSVICLYWKRFFYPEAVKTGEKTYWKAMFDFYARLLVGTVPAVVLGLAFNDFIESNLGNVQLVGWMLVIGGIFMLFCDKIFNKGSEQTKLTYKRALIIGFIQCIAMIPGVSRSMSTIVGGMSQRLTRKAAAEFSFFLAVPTMFGATCLEVYKLISHGGGSLLTQGNNLFTLILGSVVAFIVAILAIKFFINYVTKYGFAAFGWYRIVVGLIIIICGLCGVDMQMVD; translated from the coding sequence ATGGATTTTATTCAGACTATCATTATCTCTATCGTAGAGGGACTGACCGAGTTCTTGCCTGTATCCAGTACGGGTCACATGATTATAGTAGAAAATTTGCTGGGTGTAGATATCCAGGATAAGTTTGTCAACGCCTTTACTGTCATCATCCAGTTTGGCGCCATCCTTTCTGTCATCTGTCTGTATTGGAAGAGATTCTTCTATCCAGAGGCTGTGAAGACCGGTGAGAAGACCTATTGGAAGGCGATGTTCGATTTCTATGCCCGTCTGCTTGTAGGTACCGTGCCTGCCGTGGTATTGGGTCTTGCCTTCAATGATTTCATCGAGTCAAACCTTGGCAATGTACAACTGGTGGGCTGGATGCTTGTCATCGGCGGTATTTTCATGCTCTTCTGCGATAAGATATTCAATAAAGGCAGCGAACAGACCAAGCTTACTTACAAGCGTGCCCTGATTATCGGTTTCATCCAGTGCATAGCGATGATTCCTGGTGTATCGCGCTCCATGTCAACCATCGTGGGTGGTATGTCCCAGCGTCTTACCCGCAAGGCAGCAGCCGAGTTCTCATTCTTCCTGGCAGTGCCAACCATGTTTGGCGCCACCTGTCTCGAGGTTTATAAGCTCATCAGCCATGGCGGCGGCTCATTGCTCACCCAGGGCAACAACCTGTTCACATTGATATTAGGCTCAGTGGTAGCATTCATCGTTGCCATTCTCGCCATCAAGTTTTTCATCAATTATGTCACCAAGTACGGTTTTGCAGCTTTCGGCTGGTACCGTATCGTAGTAGGACTTATCATTATCATCTGCGGCCTATGCGGTGTAGATATGCAGATGGTTGACTAA
- a CDS encoding cell division protein FtsX, which yields MRKKQYKPSNHRGLQVITLCISTAMVLILLGLVIFSVLMGRNLSSYVKENLVVQVMLEQDMTNPEGLQMCKRLNARPYVNTLTYITKEEALKEATRDLGADPSEFAGVNPFQPSIEITTKADYANNDSLKWIAKELKAYPRVTEVTYQHDLIEQVNNSLAKISIGLLIVAALLTFISFSLINNTVRLGIYARRFSIHTMKLVGASWGFIRRPFLRKAMLVGVVSALLADGFLGGCLYVWSLHEPELMNVLGWQELAITGGSVFLFGIIITAFCACISVNKFLKMKAGDLYKI from the coding sequence ATGAGAAAGAAACAATATAAGCCTAGCAATCATCGTGGATTGCAGGTCATTACTTTGTGTATCAGTACCGCTATGGTGCTCATTTTGTTGGGGTTAGTTATCTTCTCTGTCCTCATGGGACGTAATCTCTCTTCCTATGTGAAGGAGAATCTCGTGGTACAGGTAATGCTCGAACAGGATATGACTAACCCGGAGGGATTGCAGATGTGTAAACGCCTGAATGCAAGACCTTATGTCAATACGCTGACTTATATCACCAAGGAAGAGGCACTGAAAGAAGCTACCCGCGATTTGGGTGCCGACCCGAGCGAGTTTGCCGGTGTCAATCCTTTCCAGCCTTCCATAGAGATTACGACGAAGGCAGATTACGCGAACAATGATTCATTGAAGTGGATTGCCAAGGAACTGAAGGCATATCCACGTGTTACCGAGGTTACTTATCAGCACGACCTGATAGAACAGGTGAACAATTCGTTGGCAAAGATCAGTATCGGATTGCTGATAGTAGCAGCCCTGCTCACCTTCATCTCGTTCTCGCTGATTAACAATACGGTGCGTCTGGGCATCTATGCCCGCCGTTTCTCCATCCATACGATGAAACTGGTAGGTGCATCCTGGGGCTTTATCCGCCGTCCGTTCCTGCGCAAGGCTATGCTTGTGGGCGTTGTTTCAGCCCTGCTGGCAGATGGTTTTCTGGGCGGTTGTCTCTATGTATGGTCGCTCCACGAACCTGAGTTGATGAACGTTTTGGGCTGGCAGGAACTTGCCATCACCGGTGGCTCCGTCTTCCTCTTCGGTATCATCATCACCGCCTTCTGCGCCTGCATCTCAGTCAATAAGTTCCTGAAGATGAAGGCGGGAGACTTGTATAAAATATAA
- a CDS encoding efflux RND transporter permease subunit: MSFTNFIKRPVLSTVVSIFFVLLGIIGLVSLPIEQYPNIAPPTITVTATYTGADAQTVLNSVVAPLEESINGVENMTYMTSSASNSGFAQITVYFKQGSDPDMAAVNVQNRVSQAQSLLPAEVTKVGVTVAKRQSSNVIMFALTTDDGRYDDQFVTNYALINVIPQLKRISGVGDVQSPSTRNYSMRIWLKPEKMKEFGLVPSDVSQALAEQNIEAAPGSFGESSDMQYEYTLRYKGRLKTPMEYENILIKSNTSGQTLRLGEIAKVELGGLQYNVNLLNDGQPAVLGMVQQIAGSNATQIASDVKKSLDELEKSYPPGLKNVILMDVTEFLFASIEEVIFTLIITLVLVFIVVYIFLQDFRSTLIPMIAVPVALVGTFLFLWIFGFSINLLTLSALLLAIAIVVDDAIVVVEAVHAKLDQGYKSALTAAIDAMNEISSAIISITLVMSAVFVPVSFIGGTSGYFYREFGVTMAVSIVISAINALTLSPALCAVLLKPHEEGHEKKMSFIDRFHAGFNYQFDKITNKYKGGVKWVINHGIIAGSLVAVSIVGLVALMGTTKTGLVPDEDTGTIFACISTAPGTSQERTAEVVKQVDKMLASNPAIATRNAIMGYSFIGGTGSNQGTIIVKLKPFEERPGGFFHRIKEACTGGGIEALFVNPMEYTSVLGMIYKQTATIKDAQVLAFAPPMISGFSMQNGITMTMQDKTGGDLNKFFDNVKKFLAELNKRPEIQTAQTQYNPNYPQYMVDVDVAKTKQAGISPSTVLSVMQGYLGGLYASNFNAYGKLYRVMIQAGPESRMRPDDLSKIYVRCADGTMSPVSEFVNLKKVYGPANITRFNLFTSMDVSVTPNSGYSTGDGMKAIAEVAKETLPEGYGYEYSGLTRSEAESSNSTGLIFALCIVFVYLILSAQYESYILPLSVVLSIPFGLAGAFIFTNLFGHSNDIYMQISLIMLIGLLAKNAILIVQFALERRRTGMAIKYSAILGAGARLRPILMTSLAMVIGLLPLMFASGVGKNGNQTLGAAAVGGMLLGTICQIFVVPALFAVFQWLQEKLTPMKFEDEMNEEVAAELEQYANAAHEMKGIEKK; this comes from the coding sequence ATGTCATTTACAAACTTTATAAAGCGCCCGGTACTTTCGACGGTGGTTTCCATCTTCTTCGTCTTGCTGGGTATTATCGGCTTGGTATCGCTGCCTATCGAGCAGTATCCGAATATCGCGCCGCCTACCATCACGGTAACTGCTACCTATACGGGTGCAGATGCCCAGACGGTGTTGAACTCTGTCGTTGCTCCGCTGGAGGAGAGTATCAACGGTGTGGAGAACATGACTTATATGACCTCTTCTGCGTCTAACTCTGGTTTTGCTCAGATCACCGTTTACTTCAAGCAGGGTTCTGACCCTGATATGGCTGCGGTCAACGTACAGAACCGTGTGTCTCAGGCGCAGTCTCTGCTGCCTGCCGAGGTTACCAAGGTGGGTGTCACTGTAGCCAAGCGTCAGAGTTCTAACGTTATCATGTTCGCTCTGACTACAGACGATGGCCGTTACGACGACCAGTTTGTTACCAACTACGCCCTGATCAACGTCATTCCTCAGTTGAAACGTATCAGTGGTGTGGGTGATGTGCAGAGCCCTTCTACCCGTAACTACTCTATGCGTATCTGGTTGAAGCCAGAGAAGATGAAGGAGTTCGGACTGGTTCCTTCTGATGTTTCTCAGGCTTTGGCAGAGCAGAATATCGAGGCTGCCCCTGGTAGCTTTGGTGAGAGCTCTGATATGCAGTATGAATATACCTTGCGTTACAAGGGTCGTTTGAAGACTCCAATGGAGTATGAGAATATCCTCATCAAGAGTAATACTTCCGGTCAGACTCTCCGTCTGGGCGAAATTGCCAAGGTTGAGTTGGGTGGTTTGCAGTACAACGTTAACCTGCTCAATGATGGTCAGCCTGCCGTGCTGGGTATGGTTCAGCAGATTGCCGGTTCCAACGCTACCCAGATTGCCAGCGACGTAAAGAAATCGCTTGATGAACTGGAGAAGAGTTATCCTCCTGGGTTGAAGAATGTCATCCTGATGGATGTTACTGAGTTCTTGTTCGCATCTATCGAGGAGGTTATCTTCACCTTGATCATCACCCTGGTACTGGTGTTTATCGTAGTGTATATCTTCTTGCAGGACTTCCGTTCTACGCTGATTCCTATGATTGCCGTGCCTGTGGCTCTGGTCGGTACGTTCCTCTTCCTTTGGATCTTCGGATTCTCCATCAACCTGCTTACGCTGTCAGCCTTGCTGCTTGCTATTGCGATTGTGGTCGATGATGCCATTGTGGTGGTCGAGGCGGTTCACGCCAAGCTCGACCAGGGTTACAAGAGTGCCCTTACTGCAGCTATCGATGCGATGAACGAAATTTCCAGCGCCATCATCTCTATTACATTGGTGATGTCTGCCGTGTTCGTTCCTGTATCATTCATCGGTGGTACTTCCGGTTACTTCTACCGTGAGTTCGGTGTAACCATGGCGGTATCTATCGTTATTTCGGCTATCAATGCGTTGACTTTGTCTCCTGCACTCTGTGCCGTGTTGCTGAAGCCACATGAGGAGGGTCACGAGAAGAAGATGTCTTTCATCGACCGATTCCACGCTGGATTCAACTATCAGTTTGATAAGATTACCAATAAGTATAAGGGTGGTGTCAAGTGGGTTATCAACCACGGCATCATCGCTGGTAGCCTCGTGGCTGTCAGTATCGTAGGTCTGGTTGCCCTGATGGGTACTACCAAGACGGGTCTGGTGCCTGATGAGGATACCGGTACTATCTTCGCTTGTATCTCTACAGCTCCTGGTACTTCTCAGGAACGTACAGCAGAGGTCGTTAAGCAGGTAGATAAGATGCTGGCTAGCAACCCAGCCATCGCAACCCGTAACGCCATCATGGGTTATAGCTTTATCGGTGGTACCGGTTCTAACCAGGGTACCATCATCGTGAAGCTGAAGCCATTCGAGGAGCGTCCGGGTGGATTCTTCCACCGTATCAAGGAGGCTTGTACCGGTGGCGGTATCGAGGCGCTGTTTGTCAACCCTATGGAGTATACCTCTGTATTGGGTATGATCTACAAGCAGACTGCTACGATTAAGGATGCACAGGTTCTTGCTTTCGCTCCACCTATGATTTCCGGTTTCTCTATGCAGAATGGTATCACCATGACCATGCAGGATAAGACCGGTGGTGACTTGAATAAGTTCTTTGATAATGTGAAGAAGTTCCTGGCTGAGTTGAACAAGCGTCCTGAGATTCAGACCGCCCAGACTCAGTATAACCCTAACTATCCACAGTATATGGTAGATGTAGATGTTGCCAAGACCAAGCAGGCTGGCATCTCTCCATCAACAGTATTGTCTGTCATGCAGGGTTATCTCGGTGGTCTCTACGCATCTAACTTCAATGCCTACGGTAAGCTCTACCGTGTCATGATTCAGGCTGGACCTGAGAGTCGTATGCGTCCAGACGATCTGAGCAAGATTTATGTACGTTGTGCTGATGGCACCATGTCTCCTGTAAGCGAGTTCGTGAACTTGAAGAAGGTTTATGGTCCAGCTAACATCACCCGATTCAACCTGTTTACCTCTATGGATGTATCTGTAACTCCTAACAGCGGTTACTCTACCGGTGACGGTATGAAGGCGATTGCTGAGGTTGCCAAGGAGACATTGCCAGAGGGTTACGGCTATGAGTATTCTGGTTTGACCCGTTCTGAGGCTGAATCAAGCAACTCTACAGGTTTGATCTTCGCACTCTGTATCGTATTCGTTTACCTCATCTTGAGTGCCCAGTACGAGAGTTACATCTTGCCATTGTCTGTAGTATTGTCTATCCCATTCGGTTTGGCTGGTGCATTTATCTTCACTAACCTCTTCGGTCACTCTAACGATATCTACATGCAGATTTCGTTGATTATGTTGATCGGTCTGTTGGCTAAGAACGCCATCCTTATCGTACAGTTCGCCCTCGAGCGTCGTCGTACGGGTATGGCTATCAAGTACTCAGCTATCCTGGGTGCCGGTGCCCGTCTCCGTCCTATCCTGATGACCTCTCTGGCGATGGTTATCGGTCTGTTGCCTCTGATGTTCGCATCAGGTGTAGGTAAGAATGGTAACCAGACCCTGGGTGCTGCCGCCGTAGGTGGTATGTTGCTCGGTACAATCTGCCAGATCTTCGTGGTTCCTGCTCTCTTCGCAGTCTTCCAGTGGTTGCAGGAGAAGTTGACCCCAATGAAGTTCGAGGACGAGATGAACGAGGAGGTAGCTGCCGAATTGGAGCAGTATGCCAACGCCGCTCACGAAATGAAGGGTATCGAGAAGAAGTAA
- the lpxA gene encoding acyl-ACP--UDP-N-acetylglucosamine O-acyltransferase, translating to MASIISPKAEVSPKAKIGDNCKIYPFAYIEDDVVIGDNCTIYPFVSIMNGTRMGNNNKVFQAAVIAALPQDFHFTGEESEVVIGDNNTIRENVVINRGTHKGGKTVLGNNNFLMEGAHVSHDTVIGNGCVFGYGTKIAGDCVIGNGVIYSTSVVENAKTRVGDLAMIQAGTAFSKDIPPYIIAGGKPVKYAGPNTIIMEAAELTEKVRKHIANAYRLVFHGQTSLFDAINQIKDQVPDGPEIQNIIQFLESSEKGVITKM from the coding sequence ATGGCTAGTATAATAAGTCCAAAGGCAGAGGTTTCTCCAAAGGCTAAGATTGGAGACAACTGCAAGATATATCCATTCGCCTATATTGAGGACGATGTGGTCATCGGCGACAACTGTACCATCTATCCATTCGTGAGCATTATGAACGGTACTCGCATGGGTAATAATAATAAGGTGTTCCAGGCAGCCGTTATCGCTGCGCTCCCACAGGACTTCCACTTTACAGGTGAGGAGAGTGAGGTAGTCATCGGCGATAACAATACCATCCGTGAGAACGTGGTTATCAACCGTGGTACCCATAAGGGCGGCAAGACCGTTCTGGGCAACAACAACTTCCTGATGGAAGGTGCCCATGTCTCTCACGATACCGTAATCGGCAACGGTTGCGTATTCGGTTATGGTACCAAGATTGCGGGCGACTGTGTGATTGGTAACGGTGTCATCTACTCAACATCTGTAGTAGAGAACGCCAAGACTAGAGTAGGCGACTTGGCGATGATTCAGGCAGGTACTGCCTTCTCTAAGGATATTCCTCCTTATATCATTGCCGGTGGAAAGCCTGTGAAGTATGCAGGTCCTAACACCATCATCATGGAAGCAGCTGAGCTTACCGAGAAGGTTCGCAAGCATATTGCTAATGCCTACCGACTGGTATTCCATGGTCAGACATCCCTCTTCGATGCCATTAACCAGATCAAGGATCAGGTGCCAGATGGACCGGAGATTCAGAACATCATCCAGTTCCTGGAGAGTTCAGAGAAGGGTGTCATCACTAAGATGTAA
- a CDS encoding DUF3098 domain-containing protein, which produces MDKKNLAFDKMNFILLGIGMAIIIIGFLLMSGAGSNEHTFDTDIFSTRRIVVAPTVTLIGFLSIIYAVIHKPKDNE; this is translated from the coding sequence ATGGATAAGAAGAATTTAGCATTCGACAAGATGAACTTTATCTTGTTAGGCATCGGAATGGCGATTATCATCATCGGTTTTCTGCTGATGAGTGGCGCCGGTTCTAACGAGCATACCTTCGATACTGATATTTTCAGTACCCGTCGCATCGTTGTAGCACCAACTGTAACATTGATAGGTTTCCTTTCAATCATCTATGCGGTGATTCACAAACCGAAAGACAATGAATAA